The sequence below is a genomic window from Flavobacteriales bacterium.
GATCATGGAAAGTTACGATTTTCAATTGGTTCAGGTTTAAGGTTTAATGTTTAAGGTTGACGGAACCTGTAACTTTAAACCTTAAACTTTACTACCGTCTCAGTTCAAACTTCTCTCCGAGGTAAACCCTTCGCACCTGTTCATCCTGCGACAGCTCTTCTGCACTTCCCGCTTTGAGGATTGATCCTTCGAAAAGCAGGTAAGCCCTGTCTGTGATAGACAATGTTTCATGTACGTTATGGTCGGTAATGAGGATGCCGATATTCTTTTCCCGCAGCTTCGATACGATGTCCTGTATGTCTTCCACCGCGATCGGATCTACGCCTGCAAAAGGTTCATCAAGAAGGATGAAAGAAGGGTCCACGGCCAGGGCACGTGCAATTTCGGTACGCCTGCGTTCTCCACCCGAAAGGAATACCCCCAGGTTTTTCCGGATATGCCCCAGTCCGAATTCCTCGAGCAGTGATTCCATTTTGTGTCTTTGTTCCGCCTTACTCAATTTCGTCATCTGCAGAACGGCCATGAGGTTATCTTCCACACTCAGTTTACGAAATACGGATGCCTCCTGTGGGAGGTAGCCGATACCCAGACGCGCACGTTTGTACATGGGCTCCTTGGTGATCACTTTGTTGTCGAGAAAAATGTTCCCACTGAAAGGTTTGATCAGCCCCACGATCATGTAGAATGTGGTGGTCTTACCTGCGCCGTTCGGACCGAGAAGCCCAACGATCTCGCCCTGGCTGACCTCAATGGAGACACCGTTCACCACATTGCGTTGCTTGTATTTCTTGAAGAGGTCCCGGGTTTGTAAAATCATATTTCTCAAATGAATGATGCCCCGAAAATAGCGAATCCCGGGACGGGATAAAACTCAGAACATAACGGTAATGTTTCCGCGAATCCCCAATTTAGGTGCTCCGGGGTTGTCCAGGTGGGTGAGGCGGCGGTAGAGGTCAATGCGGATAATCTTAAAGATATTCTCAATGCCGATGCTTCCTTCCATGTATGGTGTGCCCAAATCCGACAGGCCTTCAGGGAAGATCACCACATCTTTGTTGGATGATTGCAGGGTGCCGTAAACCGTTTTACCGGAGATCACCTCTCGCCATTTTAATTTCCGGAAGAGGGGAATGCGGTTCAGGAAATATCCTTCGAAGTGGTGTGTGAAGGTCAGGCTGGCATATTGATCGCTGACAAACTCGATGTAGTTCATCATGTTGAAAGCATATTCGTCCGAAGTATATGTTTCGTTGCCCTGGTGCAATTCGAGCAGTGAATATGGCAGCTTCCCCCATATCTTACCGGCATCCAGGATGTATGACGTATATCCGTACGGACCGATGTAAAAGTAATGGCGCATATTCAGATTCACCCGGTGATAACCATAGTCACTGCTCCACAGATCTTTGATGCCCAGGGTATACTGGAACTGGATCACCGGATATTTTGTGCCCAGACTGATGCGGTCCATCTCCCCTGAAACATATTTCTCATTGTGCGCGAACCGGGTGTAGAATTGGATCTCGCTGACGGCAATTTCTTCCTTGATCCTTAACTGGCCATCATCATCAATGTACTTATAACCCAGATTTGCCTGAGGAATGAATCGTTTGTGCATCATGCCGATGC
It includes:
- the lptB gene encoding LPS export ABC transporter ATP-binding protein, translated to MILQTRDLFKKYKQRNVVNGVSIEVSQGEIVGLLGPNGAGKTTTFYMIVGLIKPFSGNIFLDNKVITKEPMYKRARLGIGYLPQEASVFRKLSVEDNLMAVLQMTKLSKAEQRHKMESLLEEFGLGHIRKNLGVFLSGGERRRTEIARALAVDPSFILLDEPFAGVDPIAVEDIQDIVSKLREKNIGILITDHNVHETLSITDRAYLLFEGSILKAGSAEELSQDEQVRRVYLGEKFELRR